From the genome of Bacteroidota bacterium, one region includes:
- the menC gene encoding o-succinylbenzoate synthase: MSSYSTSQLQTKVIPPITSIEAITVSLPFVTPFSISSYTWTCKEALLIKISSGEVSGWGECVADPDPFYSPETTVSCMHIIKEFVLPVLRQGMSFAEFETEMRHIRGNMMAKAAVENALLDLIARIDGVPLYKMFGFEPKRIMSGISIGIKDSIHELLAAVQEAVDLKYHRVKMKIKKGKDIEWVAAVRESFPSLQLMVDANGDYSLDDIAHLGKLDRFGLTMIEQPLSYSDIYFHSKLQRELETPLCLDESIHSFEDAITAVELGSCRIINIKEGRVGGMAEAVRIANYCQQNGIPVWSGGMDETGIGRAFSIHLQTAPAFTLPGDTSETKRYFKEDIVSPVVTLDDEGFIAIPDGPGTGVTVDEEMVKKYEVGRQKI; encoded by the coding sequence ATGTCATCTTACTCGACTTCCCAACTCCAGACAAAAGTTATTCCCCCCATCACCTCAATCGAAGCGATTACGGTGAGTCTTCCTTTTGTGACGCCTTTTTCGATCAGTTCTTACACATGGACTTGCAAGGAGGCACTTCTGATAAAGATATCGAGCGGGGAAGTGTCGGGATGGGGAGAGTGTGTTGCTGATCCGGATCCGTTTTACAGTCCCGAGACCACGGTTTCGTGTATGCACATAATTAAAGAGTTTGTTTTACCGGTTTTGAGGCAGGGGATGAGCTTTGCCGAGTTTGAAACAGAGATGCGACACATCCGGGGGAATATGATGGCAAAAGCTGCCGTCGAGAATGCATTGCTCGATCTAATTGCGAGAATTGATGGGGTGCCTCTCTATAAAATGTTTGGATTTGAACCGAAAAGGATAATGTCGGGAATAAGCATTGGGATAAAGGATTCCATTCATGAGTTGCTTGCGGCTGTTCAGGAGGCGGTCGATCTTAAGTATCACCGGGTGAAAATGAAAATCAAAAAGGGGAAGGATATCGAGTGGGTTGCTGCGGTTCGGGAGAGTTTCCCTTCATTGCAGTTGATGGTGGATGCAAATGGTGATTATTCACTCGATGATATCGCCCATCTTGGCAAGCTCGACAGGTTTGGTCTTACGATGATAGAGCAACCCCTTTCATATAGTGACATTTATTTTCACTCAAAGCTTCAGCGGGAACTGGAAACTCCCCTCTGTCTCGATGAGTCGATTCATTCATTCGAAGATGCAATTACGGCAGTGGAACTGGGTTCATGCCGGATCATCAACATCAAGGAGGGGCGTGTCGGCGGCATGGCAGAGGCGGTAAGAATTGCGAATTATTGTCAGCAAAACGGAATTCCTGTCTGGTCGGGTGGCATGGATGAAACAGGTATCGGACGGGCTTTCAGTATCCACCTTCAGACTGCACCGGCTTTTACTCTTCCCGGCGACACTTCCGAAACCAAAAGATATTTTAAGGAAGATATCGTCTCACCCGTTGTAACGCTTGATGATGAGGGATTTATTGCCATCCCCGATGGTCCCGGAACAGGGGTGACGGTCGACGAAGAGATGGTGAAGAAATATGAAGTTGGAAGGCAGAAAATTTGA
- a CDS encoding DUF6150 family protein encodes MKRLLFITIALLFAGKIEAQKIYSVDYQSQADVKVFVVDYESQADLKVYKVKYESQAGKNDGKWYFVKYQSQADVKIYFVDYESQADLKIYFVDFESQAGWRNKDKKHLLY; translated from the coding sequence ATGAAGCGATTATTATTCATCACCATTGCCCTGCTGTTTGCTGGGAAAATTGAAGCACAAAAAATCTATTCGGTTGACTACCAGAGTCAGGCGGATGTGAAGGTATTTGTAGTCGATTACGAAAGTCAAGCAGACCTGAAGGTTTACAAAGTGAAGTATGAAAGCCAGGCGGGTAAAAACGACGGGAAGTGGTACTTTGTAAAGTATCAGAGTCAGGCGGATGTGAAGATATACTTCGTTGATTACGAAAGCCAGGCTGACCTGAAGATATATTTCGTGGATTTCGAGAGTCAGGCCGGCTGGAGAAACAAAGACAAAAAACACCTTCTGTATTGA
- a CDS encoding pirin family protein, with product MSKIDFIIPERKADIGNFAVGRLLPFREKRLVGPFIYMDHMGPALLSPGENLDVGPHPHIGLSTLTYLLEGTIMHRDSLGTEIEIKPGEVNWMTAGEGIVHSERTPEYLRGGEKSLHGLQIWIALPKELESTTPDFFHAGKEEIPVWEEGDIEFTLIAGEGSGRKSTVPVYSKLFLIQVKNKEKALLKLKDKLFGEVGLYILDGGITYDGVRYDPRQMLVFEKNDIDEMELLPDSTIFILGGEPFPEGRKIYWNFVATEEKLIEEAAERWRNMKFPPVPNDDGYIPLPDAKFRIRK from the coding sequence ATGAGCAAAATTGATTTTATTATCCCTGAGAGGAAAGCCGATATCGGAAATTTTGCAGTAGGCAGATTGCTGCCATTCAGAGAAAAACGGCTTGTCGGTCCTTTCATCTATATGGATCACATGGGTCCCGCTCTCCTTTCACCCGGTGAAAATCTCGATGTGGGTCCACATCCACATATTGGACTTTCCACCCTTACCTACCTTCTTGAAGGTACGATTATGCACCGGGACTCGCTCGGTACCGAGATAGAAATTAAACCGGGAGAGGTGAACTGGATGACGGCGGGGGAGGGGATTGTCCATTCGGAGAGAACCCCGGAGTATCTTCGTGGTGGTGAGAAATCATTACATGGTTTGCAAATCTGGATAGCTCTGCCAAAAGAGCTGGAATCGACCACACCCGATTTTTTCCATGCTGGAAAGGAAGAAATTCCCGTTTGGGAAGAGGGTGACATCGAATTCACACTGATTGCCGGTGAAGGATCCGGGAGGAAATCAACAGTGCCTGTTTACAGCAAATTGTTCCTGATTCAGGTCAAAAACAAGGAAAAAGCGCTTCTCAAACTGAAAGATAAACTGTTCGGTGAGGTCGGACTCTACATCCTTGATGGCGGGATCACATACGATGGAGTTCGATATGACCCCCGTCAGATGCTTGTATTTGAGAAGAACGATATTGATGAGATGGAATTGTTGCCTGACAGCACGATATTCATTCTGGGAGGCGAACCATTCCCCGAAGGAAGAAAAATCTACTGGAATTTTGTAGCCACAGAAGAAAAACTGATCGAGGAAGCTGCTGAGAGGTGGAGAAACATGAAATTCCCGCCGGTTCCAAATGATGACGGGTATATCCCTCTTCCCGACGCAAAATTCAGGATAAGGAAGTAA
- a CDS encoding Txe/YoeB family addiction module toxin codes for MSDQPLECAFHSRFREELAEWVKIDRRVALKILDLIENVMKNPFTGPGKPEPLKYLGPNIWSRRITQEHRLVYLVSQTKINFLQCRYHY; via the coding sequence TTGAGTGATCAGCCTTTGGAATGTGCCTTCCATTCCCGATTCAGAGAGGAACTCGCCGAATGGGTAAAAATCGACCGGCGGGTAGCACTCAAAATTCTCGACTTGATCGAGAATGTTATGAAAAACCCGTTCACAGGACCCGGCAAACCTGAACCCCTGAAATATCTGGGACCCAATATCTGGTCCCGAAGAATAACACAGGAACATCGCCTCGTTTATCTTGTTTCACAAACAAAGATAAACTTCCTGCAATGCAGATATCATTATTGA
- a CDS encoding type II toxin-antitoxin system prevent-host-death family antitoxin, whose translation MMSSVYTYTQARENLATILDTVAKNNEVVIINRRNADNVALISESELNSLLETAHLLRSPKNAERLMEAIADALADKIPAQSIEELKKEVGLE comes from the coding sequence ATTATGTCATCTGTTTATACCTACACGCAGGCGAGAGAAAACCTCGCAACGATTCTTGATACCGTTGCAAAAAATAACGAAGTGGTAATCATCAACCGAAGAAATGCCGATAATGTAGCACTGATCTCCGAATCGGAATTGAATTCGCTTCTCGAAACGGCTCACCTCCTCAGATCACCAAAAAATGCGGAACGATTGATGGAAGCTATAGCCGATGCTTTGGCGGACAAAATCCCTGCCCAGTCGATCGAGGAATTGAAAAAGGAAGTCGGGCTTGAGTGA
- a CDS encoding RtcB family protein: MRTISTEKLPIFLWLNDIEDGALQQAKNLANHPYAFEHIAIMPDSHEGFGVPIGGVFAAKGVVLPNAVGVDIGCGMCALKTSLTSISTETIKKILGGSAEYHGGIRSLIPTGFSHHSRRQDEKHMPREPQHFTLKQYPVVVREYEAALSQVGTLGGGNHFIEIQQGSDGHIWIMIHSGSRNIGLKVAEHYNKLAKELNEKWKSPVPQKHDLAFLYLNSDEGQQYLREMNYCVEFALANRKLMMERIKDVFSHVTGCSFDEMINIAHNYAIGEEHYGEKVMVHRKGATFADNETTGIIPGSQGTTSYIVKGKGNPKSFNSCSHGAGRKMSRKKAQRELDIDKETRKLEKKGIIHAIRSRRDLDEAPGAYKDIDEVMANQQDLVEPVISLKPLAVIKG, encoded by the coding sequence TTGAGAACAATTTCAACCGAAAAACTTCCGATCTTTCTTTGGCTTAACGACATTGAGGATGGTGCGCTTCAACAGGCAAAAAACCTGGCGAACCATCCTTATGCCTTCGAGCATATCGCAATCATGCCTGACAGCCACGAGGGATTTGGAGTCCCCATAGGAGGTGTATTTGCCGCAAAAGGTGTGGTGTTGCCCAATGCCGTTGGTGTGGATATCGGCTGTGGAATGTGCGCCCTGAAAACCTCTCTTACTTCCATCTCTACCGAAACAATTAAAAAGATTTTGGGGGGAAGTGCCGAATACCACGGCGGTATAAGGTCTTTGATACCGACGGGATTTTCACACCACAGCCGAAGACAGGATGAGAAACACATGCCCCGCGAGCCGCAACACTTCACCCTGAAACAATATCCTGTTGTTGTGCGGGAGTATGAGGCGGCGCTTTCACAGGTCGGTACCCTCGGTGGAGGGAATCATTTCATCGAGATTCAGCAGGGTTCGGATGGACATATCTGGATAATGATTCACTCAGGTTCCCGAAACATCGGTCTAAAAGTTGCAGAACATTACAACAAACTCGCCAAGGAACTGAATGAGAAATGGAAAAGCCCCGTTCCGCAAAAACATGATCTCGCTTTTCTCTATCTGAACAGCGACGAAGGACAACAGTATCTCCGCGAAATGAACTACTGCGTCGAATTCGCACTTGCAAACCGCAAACTTATGATGGAGCGAATTAAAGATGTTTTTTCACATGTTACGGGCTGCTCATTTGATGAGATGATCAACATAGCACACAACTACGCCATAGGTGAAGAACACTACGGTGAAAAGGTGATGGTACATCGAAAAGGTGCCACATTTGCGGATAATGAGACCACGGGAATAATCCCCGGAAGTCAGGGTACCACAAGTTACATTGTGAAAGGGAAGGGGAATCCAAAAAGTTTTAATTCCTGCTCACACGGTGCCGGAAGAAAAATGAGCCGTAAAAAAGCCCAGCGTGAACTCGATATCGACAAGGAAACCCGCAAACTCGAGAAAAAAGGAATCATCCATGCAATCCGCTCCCGCCGCGACCTCGACGAAGCCCCCGGTGCCTACAAAGACATAGACGAAGTGATGGCAAACCAGCAGGATCTCGTGGAACCTGTCATTTCGCTGAAACCCCTCGCTGTGATTAAGGGGTAG
- a CDS encoding T9SS type A sorting domain-containing protein, with product MSFLQTVINFFSRSNGEKEAKRSSSPVIIIRRGKDTGSPPEEKKANLTPKLIFIPLLFVLLVSPGVAQWQQTNLTGAINGMFYDGTNLFAATNAGVLRSTDDGVNWNGENTGLTTLTARNFTTSGSDIFVVTLSGGIYRSANGPSWNWSLLQSGSFHCLLTSGTTLFAGSIGGGIYISNNNGNTWAQSNTGLGNLNVWALYGTGSAIYAGTTGGVFKSTDNGATWAAANSGILSLDIRGFISVGSTLFAGSIGGGIYRSTDAGASWTFVAGGSVDAFALTCGTDIYAGATNLGGISKSTDNGLTWAGDNSGLTNTSVTAMVSTPTHVFAGTFGGVYKKTLSCPVNTCTTWDLFNSGAVTTTAPNMTASAEVIGAGTSAPFMSVFTPYVSTGQRLWVGNTGWVAGARDPNRYIEFTLQATAGNQLTVNSVGFNYGDNTLTTNLNILQSEVYFSTDGWSSSTQLGGTLFYLNTAMQTFNVSIPGGLVVPVGQQFSVRIYPYSPVGSSPMSPSFAIHNSVQICGESNPYVPPTSTCVTWNLLSNGSVSTISGNISATPEALSPGTSAPFMSVFLPYTINGQRLWLGTAGWPAGNRDHNRYIEFTVSPTPGHSLTVNSVSFNYSDNPLTTNLNILQGEVYYTVNNWSNTFQLGSTFSYLNTTTQTFNQTIPGGALVPNGQTFKMRIYPWSSVGSNPMSPSFAIHKNVQICGTTDTVPPNNASICGTKFNDLNGNGIMDLNEPGLPGWQIGLGIATVPYAVTDANGDYCFTNLPAGNYTVSEVQQPGWVQTFPAAPGTHSVTLAAGQQLENVNFGNMRATLHCDSLSATAVRTNPDDCKWALSLNQPANLPGIASIQILCLAPNQFTTGTGLGTNFQNWFTSGNNIFTPPSGLVPGGNLNNFFNMSLLYVTSPQFVVVNWIDTSGNIACSDTVSLNCQISCTTILEDTVICNDGNPILKFRFRNDAGFDMKTLQYTVVSPSGVTVNPSNVTLTPPVNPGSISGLQSVLISGASVGDTVRLSVKFTSSDGCCWCYGSITVVIPDCYTFCDSLGVSAVGNPKNCSYDISLFNNSTMVFSSVQFELISGGVFTNFTASTTGWGFTNVWPNNSITLVKMPISTGIGTGTYNNILNMSISQYTNPIQKIVVRWMKNGVVMCTDTLQFSCTPTVPPDNDCSQIIDQTLTCRANGSFMLKFRVQNNSNIIATGYGIHPTAPGVTFSKTLVNNVSILPGQVSPFDSLIVTGIAPNTSLCFQTAIFTTVVPGDTVYNYCCHSDTICITTPDCGATDIKDSGIPTQFELLQNFPNPFNPSTTIAFNLPKSGNVKLSVFDPLGREVAVLVDDFRSAGSYRVNFDASALNSGIYFYRIISGEYNQTRKLILLK from the coding sequence ATGAGTTTTTTACAGACAGTTATTAACTTTTTCTCACGATCCAATGGAGAAAAAGAGGCAAAACGGTCATCGTCACCTGTTATCATAATCAGACGGGGAAAAGACACGGGTTCACCACCTGAAGAGAAAAAGGCGAATCTAACCCCGAAGCTGATTTTTATCCCGCTCCTCTTTGTCCTCCTCGTCTCGCCCGGAGTTGCTCAGTGGCAGCAAACCAATCTCACCGGAGCCATCAACGGAATGTTCTATGACGGAACAAACCTTTTTGCAGCTACAAATGCAGGAGTACTAAGAAGTACCGATGACGGTGTAAACTGGAACGGTGAAAATACAGGTTTGACCACTCTGACCGCCAGGAATTTCACCACAAGCGGCAGCGATATATTCGTCGTTACACTTTCAGGGGGTATCTACAGATCGGCAAACGGACCCTCATGGAACTGGAGCCTTTTGCAATCGGGAAGCTTTCATTGTTTATTAACTTCCGGCACTACACTTTTCGCCGGATCGATCGGTGGTGGTATCTACATCTCAAACAACAATGGAAACACCTGGGCACAATCGAATACCGGACTGGGTAATCTGAATGTCTGGGCACTTTACGGGACCGGATCGGCGATTTATGCCGGCACAACCGGGGGAGTCTTTAAATCAACCGATAATGGTGCCACATGGGCAGCTGCAAACTCGGGGATATTATCCCTCGATATCCGCGGATTCATTTCAGTCGGTTCAACTCTTTTTGCCGGAAGCATCGGAGGCGGGATTTACAGATCAACAGATGCAGGTGCATCATGGACTTTCGTCGCCGGCGGGTCTGTTGATGCTTTCGCTCTTACATGCGGAACGGATATCTACGCAGGCGCAACCAACCTCGGAGGTATAAGTAAATCCACTGATAACGGACTAACCTGGGCGGGTGACAACTCGGGACTTACTAACACCTCTGTGACAGCAATGGTCTCGACTCCAACGCATGTTTTTGCGGGCACTTTCGGAGGGGTTTACAAAAAAACACTTTCATGTCCGGTTAATACCTGTACAACCTGGGATTTATTTAACTCTGGAGCGGTTACTACAACAGCCCCTAACATGACAGCATCGGCTGAAGTTATTGGCGCCGGTACATCGGCTCCATTTATGTCCGTTTTTACACCATATGTTTCGACAGGACAGCGTCTTTGGGTGGGAAACACCGGATGGGTAGCCGGAGCCCGTGACCCTAACCGGTACATCGAGTTTACCCTGCAAGCCACTGCAGGTAACCAACTTACCGTGAACAGTGTGGGCTTTAATTACGGTGACAACACCCTGACTACAAATCTCAACATACTTCAGTCAGAAGTCTATTTCTCCACTGATGGCTGGTCATCGAGCACACAACTTGGAGGAACACTCTTCTACCTTAATACTGCAATGCAGACATTTAATGTCTCTATTCCGGGCGGTCTTGTTGTACCCGTCGGACAACAATTTTCAGTAAGAATATATCCTTACTCTCCTGTCGGGAGCAGTCCGATGAGCCCTTCGTTTGCAATCCACAACAGTGTTCAGATATGCGGTGAATCAAACCCCTATGTACCACCAACTTCCACCTGTGTTACATGGAATCTGCTAAGTAACGGATCTGTTTCCACTATCTCAGGAAATATATCCGCCACACCGGAGGCTTTGTCTCCGGGCACCTCGGCACCCTTTATGTCAGTCTTTCTCCCTTACACAATCAACGGGCAGAGGCTTTGGTTGGGAACTGCCGGCTGGCCCGCAGGTAACCGCGATCATAACCGGTATATCGAATTTACAGTCTCACCAACACCCGGGCACAGCCTGACAGTGAACAGTGTTTCATTCAACTACTCTGACAATCCACTCACAACAAATTTAAATATCCTGCAGGGGGAAGTCTATTATACGGTTAACAACTGGTCGAATACTTTCCAGTTGGGAAGCACTTTTAGTTATTTAAACACAACGACACAAACTTTTAACCAGACAATTCCCGGTGGAGCTCTGGTACCCAATGGACAGACATTCAAAATGAGAATCTATCCCTGGTCGTCTGTGGGGAGCAACCCGATGTCTCCCTCGTTTGCCATCCATAAAAATGTACAGATCTGCGGAACAACAGATACCGTTCCACCAAACAACGCTTCAATCTGCGGAACCAAATTCAACGATTTGAACGGAAATGGTATAATGGATTTAAATGAACCGGGTCTCCCGGGGTGGCAGATCGGACTTGGAATCGCTACAGTTCCCTATGCTGTGACTGATGCCAACGGCGACTACTGTTTTACCAATCTCCCCGCCGGAAACTATACTGTATCAGAAGTGCAGCAACCGGGATGGGTTCAGACTTTCCCCGCAGCCCCGGGAACTCATTCTGTAACACTTGCGGCAGGACAGCAACTCGAAAATGTTAATTTCGGGAATATGAGAGCCACTCTCCATTGTGATTCCCTCTCGGCTACAGCAGTGAGGACAAATCCCGACGATTGCAAGTGGGCGCTAAGTCTGAATCAACCTGCGAATCTTCCGGGAATCGCATCAATACAGATTTTGTGTCTCGCTCCAAACCAGTTTACCACAGGAACAGGCTTGGGAACCAACTTCCAAAACTGGTTCACTTCAGGAAACAACATCTTTACACCTCCTTCAGGACTTGTACCGGGCGGCAACCTGAACAATTTCTTCAACATGTCGCTCCTCTATGTTACCTCTCCCCAGTTTGTTGTGGTAAACTGGATCGATACCTCAGGTAACATTGCCTGCTCCGATACTGTATCGCTAAATTGCCAGATTTCGTGCACGACAATTCTTGAAGATACTGTAATCTGTAATGATGGAAATCCGATTCTGAAATTCAGATTCAGAAATGATGCGGGCTTCGATATGAAGACCCTTCAATATACGGTTGTCTCTCCATCAGGTGTTACAGTGAATCCATCGAATGTAACCCTTACACCACCTGTCAATCCCGGTTCAATCTCGGGACTTCAAAGCGTGCTGATTTCAGGTGCTTCAGTTGGTGATACCGTAAGACTTTCAGTGAAGTTCACAAGTTCTGACGGTTGCTGCTGGTGTTATGGTTCAATTACGGTAGTTATCCCCGATTGTTACACTTTCTGCGATTCGCTTGGAGTAAGTGCTGTCGGAAACCCAAAGAATTGTTCGTACGACATATCTCTCTTCAACAACAGCACAATGGTCTTCTCGAGTGTACAGTTTGAGCTGATCTCAGGCGGAGTTTTCACAAACTTCACAGCTTCAACTACTGGCTGGGGCTTCACAAATGTATGGCCCAACAACAGCATTACACTCGTGAAAATGCCGATCTCCACCGGAATTGGAACAGGGACATACAACAACATCCTGAATATGAGCATCTCGCAATATACTAACCCTATCCAGAAAATTGTTGTGAGATGGATGAAAAACGGTGTGGTGATGTGTACCGACACTCTTCAGTTCAGTTGCACCCCGACTGTTCCGCCCGATAACGACTGCTCGCAGATTATTGACCAAACCCTGACCTGCAGAGCAAACGGCTCATTCATGCTCAAGTTCCGTGTGCAAAACAATTCAAACATTATTGCAACAGGATACGGTATTCATCCGACAGCACCCGGAGTAACATTCTCGAAAACCCTCGTGAATAATGTCTCCATCCTGCCGGGTCAGGTATCACCGTTTGACAGTTTGATTGTAACCGGAATTGCTCCAAATACATCTCTCTGTTTCCAGACTGCGATTTTTACGACCGTTGTACCGGGAGATACTGTTTATAACTATTGCTGCCACAGTGATACCATATGCATCACCACCCCCGACTGCGGTGCCACAGATATAAAAGATTCCGGGATTCCGACACAGTTTGAACTTCTGCAGAATTTCCCGAATCCGTTCAACCCGTCAACTACAATCGCATTTAACCTGCCAAAATCAGGAAATGTAAAGTTGAGCGTTTTCGATCCTCTCGGAAGGGAAGTGGCAGTACTTGTGGATGACTTCAGATCAGCAGGTTCATACAGAGTTAATTTCGACGCCTCGGCGCTGAACTCTGGAATCTACTTTTACAGAATAATTTCAGGCGAGTATAACCAGACCAGAAAACTTATTCTGCTGAAGTAG